From Mycolicibacterium nivoides, a single genomic window includes:
- a CDS encoding TetR/AcrR family transcriptional regulator C-terminal domain-containing protein, with the protein MTKGITRERIVATALELLDEHGMDALTVRALATALDVRAPALYWHVRDKQELLDEMATEVMRRVGIALSTIGPGDDWRDDLRAYARILRSEYLEHRDGARIFSGTRLSDPNILQKKEVWFARWTAAGMALVDADDAVDLSTAFVVGFVIEEQERRQSSKEDPTRYSLAGRGAWLGEEFLMVREAGHARDDSDSRFERQLGIVLDGIAARMNDTASGS; encoded by the coding sequence ATGACGAAGGGCATCACCCGGGAACGAATCGTGGCGACAGCTCTTGAGCTGCTCGACGAACACGGCATGGATGCCCTGACTGTTCGTGCGCTGGCGACCGCGCTCGATGTCCGTGCGCCGGCCCTGTACTGGCATGTGCGTGACAAGCAAGAGTTGCTCGACGAGATGGCCACCGAGGTCATGCGCCGAGTCGGAATCGCGCTGTCGACGATTGGCCCCGGCGACGACTGGCGCGACGACCTCCGCGCCTATGCGCGTATCTTGCGCTCGGAGTACCTCGAACACCGGGACGGTGCCCGGATTTTCAGTGGCACACGGCTGTCCGATCCGAATATCCTGCAGAAGAAGGAAGTCTGGTTCGCCCGATGGACGGCGGCCGGAATGGCACTCGTGGACGCAGATGACGCCGTCGATTTGAGCACTGCCTTCGTGGTCGGCTTCGTCATCGAAGAACAAGAGCGACGACAGTCTTCCAAGGAGGATCCGACGCGGTACTCACTTGCTGGGCGTGGTGCTTGGCTGGGTGAGGAGTTCTTGATGGTCAGGGAGGCTGGTCACGCCCGCGACGACAGCGATAGCCGTTTCGAACGACAACTCGGCATCGTCCTCGACGGAATCGCGGCTCGAATGAATGACACAGCATCAGGAAGTTGA